In Pseudophryne corroboree isolate aPseCor3 chromosome 2, aPseCor3.hap2, whole genome shotgun sequence, the sequence ttacacgtctcgatatatcctccacatcaagctttcctgagatttgcggtgcaggattctcattaccaatttcagacattgccgtttgggctttccacggccccgagggtcttcaccaaagtcatggcggaaatgatggtactcctacgcaagcagggtgtcacaattatcccgtacttggacgatctcctgataaaggcgagatcgaaggagcagttgctaagaaatgtggagctctccctgacagttctgcaacatcatggttggattctaaatttgccaaagtcccagttgattccgacaactcggctgcctttcttgggcatgatcctggacacggaactgcagagagtgtttcttccagcggaaaaagctctggaaatccaatgcattatcaaggagattctgaaaccggcaagagtgtcgattcatgaatgcactcgagtgctagggaagatggttgcggcttacaaagccattccgtttggcaggtttcatgcccgggtaatccagtgggacctgctggacaaatggtccgggtctcacctgcacatgcaccggaaaataagtctatcttccaggaccagaatttctctcctgtggtggctgcaaagttctcaccttttaggggaacgaaggttcgggatccaggattgggtcctgctgaccacggatgcaagtctccgaggctggggagcagtcacacaaggaagaagtttccagggaaaatggtcaagccattaAACTTGTccccacataaacgttctagagttaagagccatttacaacggcattctgcaagcggaacaccttcttcgaggtctacctgtcctgattcagtcggacaacgtaacagcggtggcgtatgtaaaccaccagggcggaacaaagagcatagcggcgatggcggaggccacaagagttctccgctggtggAACAGCacttaagcgctctgtcagcagtcttccttccgggcgtggacaactgggaagcagacttcctcagcagacacgatctccacccaggagagtgggctcttcatcaagaggtatttgcagaagtgacaaggcgttgggggattcctcaaatagacatgatggcgtctcgcctcaacaagaagcttctgaggtattgttccaggtcaagggacccccaagccagtgcagtggacgcactggtaactccatgggtgtttcagtcggtgtatgtgttccctccacttcatctcattccaaaagtgttgaggatcataagacgaacgagGGTTCCGGCAgtgctcgttgttccagattggccatggagggcctggtatccagatcttcaggaattgctcatagaagatccttggccgcttcctctcagagaggacctgttaatgcaggggccgtgcgtatttcaagacttaccgcggctgcgtttgacggcgtggaggttgaacaccaaaatcctagctcggaaaggtattcccggggaagtcatccccactctccttaaggctagaaaggaggtcacggcgaagcattatcactgtatttggagaaaatatgtgtcgtggtgtgaagccaagaaagctcctatggatgagtttcagctgggttgttttcctccattttttgcaggctggtgtggatgcaggcctgaaattgggttccatcaaagtgcagatttcggcttaatctattttctttcaaaaagaattggccacccttcctgaagttcagacttttgtgaagggagtgctgcatatccatcctccgtttgtgccacccgtggcaccgtgggatcttgacgtagtgttacaatttcttatgtctcactggttcgaacctttgcggaaggtggagttgaaatttctcacttggaaagtggtcatgcttttggccttggcgtccgctagacgggtgtcggaattggcggctctgtctcacaagagcccatatttgattttccatgtggatagagcggaattgaggactcggcaacaatttctgccgaaggtggtttcttcgtttcacataaatcaacctattgtggtgcctgtggctacggatgccgtgacggtgccaaagtctcttgatgtcgtaagagctttgaaaattgacgtcgccagaacagctcttgttaggaaaatggaggctctgtttgtcctgtatgcttccaaaagattggaaatcctgcttccaagcagactattgcacgctggatttgtaatgcgattcagcacgctcattctacggctggactgccgttgccgaagtcagtgaaagcccattctaccaggaaggtgggctcatcttggacggctgcccgaggggtctcggctcttcaactttgccgagcagctacatggtcgggttcaaacacttttgctaagttctacaagtttgataccctggctgatgaggacctcatgtttgctcaatcggtgctacaaagtcgtccgcactctcccgcccggtctggagctatggtatagaccccatggtccttttggagttcccagcatcctctaggacgtaagagaaaataggattttaatacctaccagtaaatccttttctcctagtccgtagaggatgctgggcgcccatcccagtgtggactgttacttgcagttgtattgttagtggttgttttcggttacataaaggttgtgtatcggttatgttcagcttgttgctgtttttcattcatactgttctctggtattcctgctaatccagttgtacggtgtgtttgtggtgtgagctggtatgtatctcacccttagtgtaacaaaaatccttttcctcgaaatgtccatctccctgggcacagttcctataactgtggtctggaggaggggcatagagggaggagccagttcccacccattcaaagtcttatagtgtgcccatgtctcctgcggatctcgtctataccccatggtccttttggagtccccagcatcctctacggactaggagaaaaggatttaccggaaggtattaaaatcctattattcttaTTGTGATCACATTATAGAAGTGAATGCACAGCATTTGATTTGATTTTCCTGAGTTCAATGAATTTATGGTAATATTTTTATTTGAATTGTTTCTCAACTTGATTCTAATTCTTCTTATACTCTAATAACTTGTCATTTGCAAAGTGGATGACTTGTGTGGTGTAACTGTAAAGAAATTGCATAATACTGTTTTCTTGTATGACAGAGTTTTCATTTAGTAAGTTACCACCCAAGCAACCTTCCTAAATCAATCATcctaaatccagagttcattgcagattaaTAAAAAGACCTCCTGTtagaattgctgactcacttctgattcgTATCAATCTCTGCCTCTGAGCACGGTACTACGAGACAAGACACAGGGACCAACATTTAAGATGAAACGTCAGTCACATAGCCACCTAACACCTGTGATATCTCTCTCAACCATCTAGACATAACCTGACAAATTCTGgggatgttacatatacacctaaaCAAAAAGAGTATAACTTGCTGCCACATGTAAACTGCAGGGGGTATGTTTACAAAGCTGCAGCTTTCGCAAACCACAGCTTCTCATCGGGTTTAACCTCAACATTTAAAACGCCACTACTAGTAATTACAAAGCCCAGTGTTTTATTAATATTAGCACCACTATAAATTTTGAGGTCAAACCGCTGAGATACATCTCTGTAAATAAACCCCCAGCAGTTTAAATGTAGCGATAACACTAAATTATATTCTATTTGTAAATTATAATTATTAAATTCCTACAAAATAAAAATTTCTCAGAGTAAACATAATCATcttctaaaatatatatttttataagcaATAGGAACAGTTTGACAAGAATGTAATGTAGTTATAACTAGCAATCTCTTCTATTAATAACATACTTATttatcattacaggttgagtatcccatatccaaatattccgaaatacggaatattccaaaatacggacttttttgagtgagagtgagatagtgaaacctttgttttctgatggctcaatgtacacaaactttgtttaatacacaacgttattaaaaatattgcattaaatgaccttcaggctgtgtatataaggtgtatatgaaaaataaatgaattgtgtgaatgtacacacactttgtttaatgcacaaagttataaaaaatattggctacaattaccttcaggctgtgtgtatagggtgtatatgtaacataaatgcattctgtgcttagatttaggtcccatcaccatgatatctctttatggtatgcaattattccaaaatacggaaaaatcccatatccaaaatacctctggtcccaagcattttggataagggatactcaacctgtataaatatatGAATACAAAATTATCATTCAAACTTATTTGGAAATGATGAAAGAATTGCTCTGAGTCACTGACTTTTGAATAGCGTTTTATTGCTTAGCAGTATAAGGATAAAGACAAACACATAAGTATGAGCAAGGTCAAAACACAAATGAACATATGGAAGAGAAATATACAATGAAAAGTAATTAGAGCAACAATTTAGGAGTTTAGCAGTGATGGCAAAATTCAGTACTAAGCTAATAGCACTTAATCATATGCTTCCATATCCTATGGCACATCCCTGTTGTCTCTTCAGCAGTGCGGCTGATGGCCAGAAAGGTGCTTGCCTTTATAGATATGGCTGTGGCTTCTTCCACTGCTTGAGCTGAATCCTCCTCTAAAATGATGATGTCCACCTTGGGACATTCCTCCTGAATGGCTCTTCCCCCCAGTGCTAGCATGCACGACAGCTAAGCAAAGCAGACGTGTGTTAGTATATAACAATAATAGGTCTTTGTACAATACTTTAAACTAGTTATATACCTTAAAAAATACATAACATATTGTTCTACTTACAGATGTTGACAGAGTCATCTGATGCCAATCTGAAAAAAAAGTTTATATATTTTTTGATTTACTGTGTAAGCATACACTATTGTTCTACACCTTTTAAGCTAGTAGAATATTACTATATTTTATTGAATTGCTATTTAAAACTTGACAGTATATCTACTGCATTCACCTGCACTCTTCTCCCTCCAGCATCTTCTTATATGTGGCAATCTCAATGTCCAGAGCCAGTTTGACATTCATCAGTTCCTGGTAATCCCGCAGCTGGCGAGCCATGTCCTGCTTGGCCTTCTGTAGAGCAGCCTCCAGCTCAGCTAGTTGGTTCTTGGCATCTCGGACAGCAGCTTCTCCACTTTCCTCTGCCTCATTTATAGCAGTTTCCAGTGCAGCACGctaggaaaacaaaacaaaaaaattaatgtATAACATAAagagcggtattcaattcttttcacccccttccacatccgttctgtttctgctgacgtgtGTGGcataatcatttcagcttgctacccctggagTAGAGAGGGTACCcaatcctttacgcagctaaacctgattactatgggcgcgatatgcacgataacggggatcacgttagaaaggagattgggcgtgatatatcatttgaataccgccctaagagTAGACCAATTTGGATTGACTGACCATCTTTACATAGTGAGTGATGAGTAGTTTAACAGCTGAAAATACAAGACTTACAGTAACACCACTACTTGTGGAATTCAGCACTAAATGGTGTCCTATAAGGTTCATTCTTATCTTTTTTTGAGGGTTTGGTCTAAAAATATAGACATTAAGGCTCTGGATAAATAACCCTTTAATATGTATATCCATACCTAACTGCATTCACTATTTTACCTGAGACTTAGCACATTCAATTTCTCCTTTAAGTCTTTGAACTGCTCTGTTAAGCTCGGCAATCTCATTTCTGCTGTTCTGCAGATCACTCTCGTTTCTTCCTGTTGCCATGCGCAGATCCTCAAACTGTAGTTAAAAAAAGAAGAATTCAATGTAATTTTAACTTTATCTGCTATATGATGTCTACAGCACCTATCTGTGTGTCAGGCTCACCCTTGACTGGTACATGTTTTCAGCCTCAGCTCTGCTCCTGCTAGCAATGTCCTCATATTGAGCTCTGACCTCAGAGATGATGCTGTTTAGGTCCAGGTCTCGGCTGTTATCCATGGACACAACCACTGAGGTGTCTGATATCTGAGACTGGAGCTGATTGATCTCCTGTGCAACAAAGAAATAACAAATGATTGACTTTTTTGTTTGTATCATTTAAAGGAAAGAAACAAATACATTTAATATAACATTGTGCTTATAAAAAAATGACTTTTACCGCTGCATATAGGGTCCTCAGGAAGTTGATCTCATCTGCAAGGGAGTCAGCCTTTGCTTGTAGCTCAGTCTTGTTCATAAAGGCAGCATCAACATCCTGCAATAAGACAGAGGTAAAAAGCTGGAGTCTTAACCATTTAGTTTGTAATGTTGCCAGTCCTGTTAGGACTATTGCATACCCTCTTCAGTAGGACAAACTCATTCTCTGCTGCTGTGCGTCGGTTCATTTCGTCTTCATATCTGTGAGCCACAATAAAAAGATGCCAAAATGATTTCATTAGTTGGTCATCTAGTCCGTTAGATATGAAATATATTAGATTGTTTCCCGTTTTTGTATCAATGGCTTATTTATTACTGCCGTACACTGAATATCCACTATTTGTTAAGAATTATTTTGGCTGAAGAAGCTACAGAGAGGACCACTGAGTAAGAGCACCAAAAGCACTACTACATACTCTGCATACTTTTGATGCTGCATTGGGGGACAAATGTTCTTAGTTTTTTTGCTAGCAAATTTTCACTCCTAAATTTTGCTTAAAAAACTCTTTAATGCATCTTTACATGAAAGTTGCTTATTCTATTTTTAGAATAGGCAATACTTCTGCTTTTGCTGGGAATTCAAATTTACCACCCATGCAGAAGCTTACTTTTTCTTAAAGTCTTCCATCGTGTCCTCTGCACTGTTCCTTTCTGATTCTAGGCGAGCGCTCTCACACTCCAGGTTCTCCAGCTGTCTCCTGAGGTTGCTGATAAAAGACTCAAACAAAGGTTCAATCTCACACCTGGCGGTTTTCTGATCTTGTAGAAGAGCCCACTTGGTCTCCAACATCTTATTCTGCTGTTCCAGGTATCTCACCTACAGACACAACATAAAAATTATAGTTATGACAACAAGAACACAAGCATATATGTAAAATTATGCTAGAAACAATTCCTTCAGAGTATACATTGCTGTATACAGGGCACACTACAGGTCACATTAGGGTGTCATTTAAACTGAAAGCTCCTGCCTCTCcctattttttttctgtttaaacTGACCACACATGTACTACTCTTACTTAAAGGGCATATGGGCATCAAAGCAGAAACATATCATATTTCTTTTTCATTCTTGCCCTAAACAAATAAATGCTAAATTCCATTTGGTTGCCATGGGTTATTGTAAAAATTCTGGGTGGCCTGCGTACCCTTTGAGGCCTCCCCTCAATGTTATCTTCCTCCATGACTGAGGATTCTTTATCACAATTACTAGAGGGAATATCATAAGAGTCATTTGCCATTGGACTTGTCAGAACAGCTTCACTTATATCCTCCCCATAATTTTCTCCATCATCTATGTCTATTCCTTTAGAAATAGATTCTTCTCCAGTGACGTACGCTTGACTTTCTCTTAAGGTGGTGCTAACATTTGGAATATCAGAATTATAGAAATAGCCCATACCACTATTGGATATATCATCCAACACATTCTCTTCTATTTGATGAGGTGGGCTCAGAGAAGGCATTGATGTATCATTCTTTGATTTATTAGTAATATCGTCAATCCCAATATCATCTTGGAAAGAAATTTCTTGGGTAATTGGTAACAAGTGTTGTCGGTGATAGGTAAGTATGGGTCCCTCACCATCTTCAGACATTAGACGATACACAGGAATATCCGGCAATTTATCTATTATCCGATATGGATTCTCCCTCCATCTATTAGCAAGTTTTTGACGTTTTGGGTGTCCCAATCTTTTCAACAGAACTCGGTCTCCAGGTAATAACACATTTTCTTTAACATTCTTATCATAATACTGCTTATTCTTTTCTCCTTGTTTTTTGGACATTTTTTTAGCGATAGAATAAGCTTCCCGCAGCTCTTTTCGAAGTTTCTtgacatattgtgtgtgtgtgcaatggttATTATCTCCCATAGTGATCCCCAGGCAAACATCTATGGGCAACCGTGCCTCCCTCCCGAACATAAGGACATAAGGGGAGTACCCAGTGGCATCATTGATGGTACAGTTGTAGGCATGGACTAACTGGCATACATGGCGCTTCCATTGCATCTTATCTTTTGTGGATAGGGTTCCAAGCATATTTAGCAAGGTTCTATTGAATCTTTCCGGTTGTGGCTCACTGAAGGATCGAGCTGCTGCAGGAGGTCCCGTCTGCCGGAGATCGAGAGAGGGAGGCGCCGCTAGCCGAGACAGCGGCGCTCGCATTGGCGGAGTCGAGCCGGGGGCAGCGGCTAACTGATGACTGACAGAGAGAGGCGTGACCCCCGAAGAGGCATCACCAGCGGCGGCTGAGTCTAGCTGAGGAGGCGGCTACCCGGAGGCGGATCAAGGAAGGCGTGGCTACCCGAGGAGGAGGCGCTGGCCTCGCTGTGACCCGCCTCCGGGTAGCCGCCTCCTCAGCTAGACTCAGCCGCCGCTGGTGATGCCTCTTCGGGGGTCACGCCTCTCTCTGTCAGTCATCAGTTAGCCGCTGCCCCCGGCTCGACTCCGCCAATGCGAGCGCCGCTGCCTCGGCTAGCGGCGCCTCCCTCTCTCGATCTCCGGCAGACGGGACCTCCTGCAGCAGCTCGATCCTTCAGTGAGCCGTTCAAGAGGTAAGCCACCTCCTCTCCCTCTGCCGCTGcaatgtttacagcacagctctctctgtgcAGAGCAGAGGGGAGAGGGAAGCGGACCACTCAGCAGCTCACCCAGCACACTTCTGCGCTAGATCTTCCCCTTTTATAGTCTGTTTAGTCCTCGTGAGCCCCATCTCTTTTCCCGCTCACCGCACGAGACACCCCATTCAGCTACAGTCTCGTGCTGTTTACAGGGGTATAGCCCTATATTGTTCCCGCTCACAGCGCGAGATacccctgttcaaatacagtctcaTGCATGTCAGAGGAGTATAGTCCAGGGTCAATGCAACAATATTCATTAAAATCACCTCAGTTACCTCAGCTACCTATAAGATTATCATGAAGTATGATACCAGTTCAATAAATAAAtcattaactatatatatattgtaccatATTTACAATGTCCCTATTTAGTTAATAGTGTATATACCACAGGGTCacatttggtggtgagttttggctataaaactgaATAGAATAGCGCAAAGATGATATTTACAAgttctaaatatcttctttgtattattcttatcatttgtatactcaaaactctggagtatactggagattGACAgtagaggctctgcctcccctgcctcccctgaactCACGTCACTGATTGGTATACACATTCTAAGCAGTATTTTGCCATGCAAAGTGTATGAGGCAGACAAATATCACCTTGTCGATGAAAGTAGCAAACTTGTTGTTGAGACCTTTGATCTGATTCCTCTCATCAGTCCTCACTCTCTGGATGTTTGGGTCAATCTCCAAGTTGAGAGGTGCCAGCAGACCTTGGTTTACAGTAACATGGGTGATTCCTCCAGAACAAGATGATCTCCCAAAATTGCCAATACCATAGCCAGATCCATGCCCACTCTTTCCTAAATTAAAACTACCAAATGAAATCTTTTGTCCTTTTGATCCAATATTATGTGCACTTGAACTGGTAAAGCAGTGCTGGGTCTTGTGACCATGTCCACCATGTTTAGCAGAGTGTGAGAAGACACTGTGTGAGCCAGAATGTTTAGGTAACCCCGCAGAACAGGAGCTGAAATGCTTGTGTCCAGAGGAGGCATGGACGGAGTGATGAGACATGATAATCCTTCTTACAAAGGTGATCTACAGTGGATGCAAAGTAGAGGAGAGACTGGCAGCTGATTCCCTGTAGAGATCTTCCCTGCTGCATTTATACTTGAATAGGATGTTAAATATCAAATAAAAAGACTATGACTTCATGAGTGTTGTTTGGTAGCATCATCTGCTTCTTGAGTTTATAGAAGGCAGATCAGCAACACGCCTATCAAAGCTGTAATGCATATTAATATTATTGGCTACTCGCTAAGAAATTAATAATATTCTTTCCTTGTTCCAGACACAGCATGGACAAAAGAAATACTACCATGATGAAGTCTATATCTGAAAAAAAATGACCTGTTAGGCATTGTAATCATTGTAACCTATTAATTTTTCTTAAATATTTTCTATAACCTTTTTAGAAAAGAAAAAACGGTACTAaagtgttgcatttatttttgataCTCAGGTTGGAGTTGTGGTTGGAGAGTGCATCACTGCTGCTGCTTACTTGCTGCTGAATTGCACACTCTAATtctaaaagagaaaatgcaggtgcacactctaagcactaaggacTCTATCAATCGGAAAACAATTATAAtagactctgcaatttaacatggaagaTCTGGGACCATATAccacgaccaggtgacctcatcaggtgggtcccaatATTCAAAATAGTGTAGGATTTCCCAGGCCAGCACAACCCAACCGCCCCTAGACATCACATCGGTACTTTGCGACATGTGAAGCTCCTGTgttgggacctgaatcagaccctcTGTGCATGTATATGTATGCCTTAGCCCTCAATCTCTTTTTTTCCAATGTGGCACTACTTGTTAGCTACCTCAGAAACGTGGTCAGACTAAACCACACTGGCACCATCCAGATGagcaaatctcaaaaaaaaaaaaatccttttttttccaTCTGATTTGCAGTACCTTCTAACATGTTCTACTGAAGTCTATAAAAATATTGTTAATCTTATATGTGGCAAATATTAATTATAATTCTTAAATGAACATAAGAAATGGTCAGTTCTTGTATAGAATCCATGATTAACATACACATTTTAGTTGACTGTAAGCAAAATAAATTTTTCCTGGGACAATCCCCATTTTGCTGGCGAGTTTTGCAGCAGGACATGGCAATGATTTAACAGAGGGTCACAGCTATAGTTTAACAATCTGAACATTTTTACAAAATATTCTGTACTGTTGGGCTCATACAAAGTTTGTATCGCAAGTAGAAATCTACCCCTGGCGTGTTTTGTGTAACTTGAAAAGCTGGCCATATATGCATCCATAAATACATCCAGCTCAATAAGGGTAGTATATACTCCTGAGTTACACCAGGAGGTGTGGCTTCACAATGGTATAAATGTGTCTTTTTACATCTTTGCTCACGCTGCAGCATGCTACAGTATGTATGCCGTGAAAAAGAGGCCCGTCGGCGGGCACCTGCACGTAGTTCGCACCCACAATTCCATAGATTGCATGGTATAAATGGTGCAACAATTTGGCATACTGTGTCGGGTACATGTATGGAAATTGGCACCAATGTAAGTGAGCACATCAGTAGTAGTAGACACAAAAAATGCAGTACACATTTGATATAAAATATAAATGTTTCTGGGTCCCAGTCCCTTTGCTGGCTCCCTGCTCACACCACATGGCCAAGATGGCAGCTGAGACACTAAAGGGGTTAACTCTTATGCCGCAGTTCCATTTTTATAAGAGTCTATCTCTGCTAGGCACAGATTTTATATGTTTTACCAGCGCTAGGCTCTGTTTATTTAAAAAAGATATATTTTATGTTTTGGGTGCGCGGCAAGCCCCCCGGACTAGCTGCAGTGGCTGTGGCAATGTGGGGGACTGTATACAAGAGTCACTGCTGTCAGGATGTAGTCCCAGAATTACAGGGCAGCAGGGCTGAGTGGCCACATAGTGGACCTAACTCTGGCACTGGCCACACACTGTTTAACCAGGAGAGCCAGTTCTCCACAGCAGAGAGGGGACAGTGTAGAGTGCCTACTGCCTGAACTGAATCCAGAGGCTGCGGTATTCAGACTACGACATACAGAAGGGGGAGCACTGTGTGCTGCAGCGTGCTGGGACTAGGAGGAATGTTCTCACTACCGTCTGCACTGGAATAAAGTCCCAGTGCAACAGTAGTTTAATACTGTGTATATTTTAAATAAACTGTGTTTAAAATATATCTAGCTGTTGAGCTCTGCAGCTGCATAGGTATGAAAGCTTGCAGGTCTGTGTTAGTAAAGCACAGTATATAAAGCAAAATGCATTTTAAAGTATATTTTCTATGACGGTTTGGTTTCATTCACATAAATACACACATCCATTACTTTTCCCTTAAAATGATGAATTGAAAATATGCTGTATTACTGCTGTGTCATTACTAATATCActggataagctgaaggctgcataagcctgaggccatataagcgatcaactttttgtgattggttgttaaatgactaagcagttgctaggcagatcagttttcccagttggttttttcctattggtttaaggggttgtgcatcaggatgaagaggagggtcttaggttagtatatagggggtggccatcttgctagactccctcttgcctttcagtttatgccccaggaaggataagtactattgcttattttcactgcctgtaaattgtttttgtttttttgttttttgaatttcatttgccttctctagggcattatacagtgctgtgccccctctctgcgtgtcattgtctacttttgcagattctcccccctctgccatgcctcgtccaaaacgtgcagctccccccccccggcgcctcgtggatgcggggagcgccttccgctcccgctccccgagcgttgcgccacagagaggacttccccctgtttcagacaggcggcggggacgggcagttacagcccgctcccctgccgcacggagacgggcggccagcggccgctcgtcacgtggtgccgatgc encodes:
- the LOC135050616 gene encoding keratin, type II cytoskeletal cochleal-like produces the protein MSHHSVHASSGHKHFSSCSAGLPKHSGSHSVFSHSAKHGGHGHKTQHCFTSSSAHNIGSKGQKISFGSFNLGKSGHGSGYGIGNFGRSSCSGGITHVTVNQGLLAPLNLEIDPNIQRVRTDERNQIKGLNNKFATFIDKVRYLEQQNKMLETKWALLQDQKTARCEIEPLFESFISNLRRQLENLECESARLESERNSAEDTMEDFKKKYEDEMNRRTAAENEFVLLKRDVDAAFMNKTELQAKADSLADEINFLRTLYAAEINQLQSQISDTSVVVSMDNSRDLDLNSIISEVRAQYEDIASRSRAEAENMYQSRFEDLRMATGRNESDLQNSRNEIAELNRAVQRLKGEIECAKSQRAALETAINEAEESGEAAVRDAKNQLAELEAALQKAKQDMARQLRDYQELMNVKLALDIEIATYKKMLEGEECR